One segment of Euwallacea fornicatus isolate EFF26 chromosome 23, ASM4011564v1, whole genome shotgun sequence DNA contains the following:
- the LOC136346440 gene encoding uncharacterized protein isoform X3, whose product MIPFFVKCDFVKHICVVTERTTKYKMPSEGMTLVTTGIGVSVLAGILSGVCYVLAHGLGIRRRSDKKKFDWYCEICDTYLHSSINILNDDLVRCSKCDAKVCTEKCSKFINHSTWICKKCLKPSGLWFQEISDAIRFNSRDLPVVGQSPCTAHAALKQLIEKLLREAVNLPLLQQARLHPTNLSEESTNGSYEDLLATAIINKIVTNCQNNLPSSSANSVSSRLSSSSKQRDDKEYFFGKESLDSKWKTADPDTSSVSSLEEWLHNSPHPGSKKYVDKVTLMIKQGIEEVEDFDSENEDEEYLRSSSSLFNDSESNWFLQKRKFQGTNSPVPVPMLVPNPSDDAKVLIGDKPLDDTSDLSDVGSAYEEYIQPNTTHSLLVQSKNIIGGGKAPSFEPNENADGRSESSSDSGVKEVNGKEQKTFDAQEVRKTDISLDDDNVDYSSFLSASINMEKENEYTEKYASLPRQIEIKSSTPHKSDKKRLLQGEFNDSNSIEQENETAAEFIGGNYSKKEKEKWTHAIEMKHNPYTRESIDKRIKRSNSNTSLSSYGPDYYARLAGKPSGGGKQSTEVNGVVWPPPSQPQDSRSSGTPPEIPKLPPPSRFIEVEEISLPRVPTVVPPPRPSILSISSDPPPEPPKSLPPPRETNGIHQAVKAIVTPVDEEESSMSSTEAKTTSDSDLSYVNSYDVEHSQVVKTSKSGDVHIPIKATPLGLSYKSLSNGNDEQEVFEVAVPTPRTTATQSRNYSSLQMHRQGSESNLISDQPKVLHQRKDNTLISKIYKDPKVRLFSLQSREESPESIEEHISPTYYREKNLNKGHKSNSDDGLTSEAESGKTGKMSFFSSEEDLLSLQSDSSFRPIEVVSASNGEVKVNGVTRSPPLTPRAQYFKRMYSSHEDLLSIDENQSVTSIPPRKDNTIISKIYQDPNVRNFAFKTHGHFVPVEPDYHQNIHKHYTPKRYVDSSAEISLETSRQNSITPNYLHSDHLRTAANGSECSEIAEMANKHAVSEVLEKWHEEELNKNNSFQKTASIDDLDSIQISVRDLRKKFESSDVSNKPVVSSLTARSLSMQVREILKQ is encoded by the exons ATGATCCCGTTTTTCGTAAAATGTGACTTCGTGAAACATATTTGTGTGGTCACCGAAAGAACGACCAAGTACAAGATGCCCTCCGAGGGCATGACGTTAGTCACCACCGGGATTGGAGTCAGCGTGCTCGCTGGGATATTGTCGGGAGTTTGTTATGTGCTTGCACATGGACTTGGCATCAGAAGAAG GTCTGACAAAAAGAAATTCGACTGGTATTGCGAAATCTGCGATACCTATCTCCATTCAAGTATTAATATACTGAACGACGATTTGGTCAGATGCTCAAAATGTGACGCCAAAGTCTGCACTgagaaatgttcaaaattcatCAATCACTCAACATGGATTTGCAAGAAGTGCTTGAAACCGTCTGGATTGTGGTTCCAAGAGATTTCAGATGCAATTCGGTTTAATTCTCGAg ATTTGCCAGTAGTTGGCCAATCACCATGCACCGCCCACGCAGCCCTAAAGCAACTGATAGAAAAACTCTTAAGGGAAGCTGTGAATCTTCCCTTGTTGCAGCAAGCCAGACTTCATCCCACAAACCTTTCGGAAGAATCCACAAATGGGTCTTACGAAGATCTTTTGGCAACAGCCATCATCAACaag ATTGTGACCAATTGCCAGAACAACCTGCCATCGTCTTCAGCTAACAGCGTCTCAAGTCGATTATCGTCGTCATCGAAGCAAAGAGAcgataaagaatattttttcggGAAGGAGTCTTTGGACTCCAAATGGAAGACCGCAGATCCGGATACCTCCTCAGTGTCCAGCTTGGAAGAGTGGCTACACAACAGCCCCCATCCGGGCTCCAAAAAATATGTGGACAAAGTTACCCTTATG ATTAAACAAGGCATTGAAGAAGTCGAAGATTTTGATTCTGAAAATGAAGATGAGGAATACTTGCGGTCCAGTTCCTCACTATTTAACGATAGTGAATCAAACTGGTTTTTGCAGAAGAGGAAGTTCCAGGGAACGAATTCGCCAGTCCCAGTTCCAATGCTTGTACCGAATCCGTCAGATGACGCCAAG GTACTAATCGGGGACAAACCTCTGGATGATACATCAGATTTATCAGATGTCGGATCTGCGTATGAGGAATATATTCAGCCCAACACCACCCATTCGCTCTTAGTCCAATCTAAAAACATTATAGGAGGAGGCAAAGCCCCCAGTTTTGAACCAAACGAGAACGCCGATGGAAGGAGTGAATCGTCCTCTGATTCAGGAGTGAAAGAAGTCAATGGGAAGGAACAGAAGACATTTGATGCCCAAGAAGTTCGGAAAACTGATATTTCTTTGGATGATGACA atgtGGATTATTCTTCGTTCTTGTCGGCATCAATTAATATGGAAAAGGAGAATGAGTATACAGAAAAGTATGCTTCGCTGCCTCGACAAATTGAGATCAAGAGTTCAACTCCACATAAAAG TGACAAGAAACGACTCCTTCAAGGAGAATTTAACGACAGTAATTCGATAGAACAAGAAAATGAGACAGCTGCTGAATTCATTG GAGGAAATTAtagcaaaaaagaaaaagaaaagtggACTCACGCTATCGAAATGAAACACAATCCGTACACGAGAGAAAGCATTGACAAAAGGATTAAACGATCTAATAGTAATACAAGCCTTAGCAG CTATGGCCCCGATTACTATGCCAGACTGGCAGGAAAGCCTTCCGGAGGAGGAAAGCAATCTACCGAG GTGAATGGAGTAGTTTGGCCCCCCCCATCACAACCCCAAGATTCCAGATCTTCGGGCACCCCTCCCGAAATACCGAAACTGCCCCCGCCCAGCAGATTTATCGAAGTTGAGGAAATTTCTCTTCCAAGGGTTCCCACAGTAGTACCTCCACCTCGACCTTCAATTTTAAGTATCAGCAGTGACCCACCTCCGGAACCACCCAAATCTTTACCCCCTCCAAGAGAAACTAATGGAATTCATCAAGCTGTAAAAGCGATTGTCACTCCAGTTGACGAGGAGGAATCCAGCATGAGTTCCACTGAAGCTAAAACCACCTCAGACTCGGATTTGAGCTATGTAAATTCATATGATGTCGAGCATTCTCAGGTGGTGAAAACATCTAAGAGTGGAGATGTTCATATACCAATTAAGGCCACCCCTTTAGGACTTTCATATAAATCTCTTTCAAATGGTAATGACGAGCAGGAAGTTTTTGAGGTTGCTGTGCCTACTCCCAGAACCACGGCCACTCAGTCGCGTAATTACTCCTCTTTGCAGATGCACAGGCAGGGGAgtgaatcaaatttaatttccgatCAACCAAAAGTGTTGCACCAACGAAAAGATAACACCTTAATTTCGAAGATATACAAAGACCCTAAAGTCAGGCTCTTTTCACTGCAAAGTAGAGAGGAGAGTCCTGAAAGTATAGAAGAGCATATCTCCCCCACATATTACAGagaaaaaaacctaaataagGGACATAAAAGCAATTCTGACGATGGGCTGACCTCAGAAGCTGAGTCTGGAAAGACTGGGAAAATGTCGTTTTTTAGTTCTGAAGAAGATTTGCTTTCGCTACAGTCTGATTCAAGTTTTCGCCCCATTGAGGTGGTTTCTGCTAGTAATGGCGAAGTTAAGGTCAACGGAGTAACGCGAAGTCCTCCTCTAACACCGAGAGCACAGTACTTTAAACGGATGTATAGTTCCCACGAAGACTTGTTGTCTATTGACGAAAATCAATCAGTTACATCTATCCCTCCTAGGAAAGACAACACGATAATTTCAAAGATATATCAAGACCCCAACGTTCGGAATTTTGCCTTTAAGACCCATGGACATTTTGTTCCAGTGGAGCCCGACTATCACCAGAACATTCACAAGCACTACACACCAAAACGCTATGTAGACTCGTCCGCGGAAATAAGCCTAGAAACTTCTCGTCAAAACAGCATTACTCCCAATTATTTACACTCAGATCATCTAAGAACTGCCGCAAACGGATCTGAATGCTCAGAAATTGCGGAAATGGCCAATAAACATGCGGTCAGTGAGGTGTTGGAAAAGTGGCACGAAGAGGAGCTAAATAAGAACAATTCCTTCCAGAAAACTGCATCAATTGACGATTTGGATAGTATTCAGATCTCAGTTCGGGATTTGaggaagaaatttgaaagttCGGAT GTGTCGAACAAACCGGTGGTGTCCAGCTTGACCGCCAGAAGTCTTTCCATGCAAGTAAGGGAGATTTTAAAACAGTAA